Genomic window (Helianthus annuus cultivar XRQ/B chromosome 3, HanXRQr2.0-SUNRISE, whole genome shotgun sequence):
ATGGTAGAACCAGTTAGCTCATATGACCCCGCAATTGCAATCCACAAGGGGCAAGCTGGGCTGGAATTATTTGGTGGTGATGTGAATGAGGTGGAGGACAATATGTCGCGTGCACACCGTGTACGTATGTTAGCTGAGTTGGGGGCCCAAAAAAGGAAGCTCCCTTTTAGAGAGAAAGTGGCAGCGGAACCAAATAGATCACCTTACTATATAAGGTCTGTTGACATGGGTCAGCCAATCACTAAGAAGGAGGCAAATCCGTGGGATTACATATACGCTGATGAAAGCCCAATGCACTGGCTAAATGGGCATTCTCGTAGGAAGCGGGCAATGGAGGCAAACATGTAAGTAGAACTACAACGGGGTTTATTGTTGTATAATAGGAGTGTAAACCATGAACCAAATGGATGTAgttaattgtttatttttttatttttgccGCAGGAAGGAACAGGGTACGTCGTCAATTGTTGATGTAGATAGCCCGATACACATGGCTGTGTAAGTAGGGGGGAGACTGTTAAAAAATGAGTTAAATAATAGTAACATGTGTTAAGATATGCAATTTAATTTTTATTCTGTACATATGAAACCAGGGAGTTGCTGTTTAGAAGCCCTGCCCATGTAGAAGCGTCTCGGGCTATGTTCAAGAGTCTAAACGTTGGCAATGAGGTGTCGGATGGTATTATCGACTGTTGGGCGGAGGTGCTAAACTTCCAAGAGAAACGGAAATCAAGGGAGGCTTACAGTAGGCAATTCTTTGGTACTAAAGTTGTGGTGAGTGTTTTGTATATAGACATTACGGTGTGGCGAGTGCTTGTCCTTATTAATTTCTCCTTTGTGCTCAAAGTTTCCGTGGATGTTAACAACTGAGGAAGGTGGAGTCGAGGCGTGGATGCACAAGTTTCGGCTTGGAATAAAGGTGCGGTTAACAGCGCTGAAAATGTTCCTGACTTTAAAAATCACGACATTGTTTTCTTCCTGATATTGGAGCACAAACATTTTTACTTGCTAGTGTTTGAGTTACGAGACCCCGGAATTTATGTTGTTGATAATGACAAAGCCAGACAAGGTCAGGTGATAGAAGATAGTGTGTACTACCTCCACAAGGACACACCATATAAGTTTGTAAGTTATTAAAATGACCCATGTTGAACCGTAAGTGCGATAATATTGAAGATGTGTTTTTTTATTGAGCATGGCTTGTATATATATATGCAGAAAGATATGTTTGTGCAATACCTTCGGGAGGTTGGGAATCCGCGAGCCGATGACATAGACTACTGCAACATCCAGCGTATGCCGGTTAGTTGGGCGACCACAGCAAACACAACTGATTGTGGGGTCTTCTTGATGCGACACATGGAGTGCTACATGGGgaaaaacaaaagttttaactGTGGGTTCAGCATGAGTGGGGCGAGGAAGATGGCGGAGGTTCGGAAGTTGAGAAAGAGGTATGCTGCGCACATCTTATGTTCGGAGGTGAATGTGCTGCTGCCTAAAATCAAGCAGGATTGCCGAGTAGAGTAACGTGTGTTAGGGGGTGAATGGTATTTACTGTAGGATAGGTGGGGCGTTAACTGTGCCAGCTTTGTTTTGGGTGTGTCATGTACTTTGTTTTGGGGATGTTGCTTTAAACTTATTGTGGGATAGGTGTTTTTTGGGTGTGGCATGTACCAGGTCTTTTGGGGATAGACTATCTATGTGAAATCTGATGTTTATTAACTTGGTAATTTTATACTCTGAAGAAATATTGATGTATTCTTGGATGTGTTAGAATGTTATTGATGTAGTTGATAATGTTTTAAATGAGGTTGTTTTAAATTATATGTTGGTACGTGTAACAtttaagaaaatgaaaaaaatgctGCTTCCTGTTTTCAAGGGGGCCACTATTTCTAAAAATGTAGTAGGATTATTGGAAGTTGGGGAAAGTAGGTGGCAGAAGTCTACTAACATAGGGGTTGGTGGCTAGAAAACAACTTTATTGGAAAAGGAACCATTGCTTTTTTGCCCCTTATGGTCACATCAAAGTCAAGTCACAACACCTATATTAAATGTATCCATGATATACCTCTATAAGTAGTGTATTAAAGAACCAAGTCATATTCTGTAATACTTCACTACTTCAGTAAACCAAAAACTTTTAGTGGTTCCAAAGTGTGCTAATGTGATGGACCCTTATAAACATAAGGTCACGGCTACACCACCAGGCATGGAGAAGCTGAAGCAAAAGGGGAAGGAAGCATGTGAGGGTCGGTACGGAGTGTGCTACGAAAGAAAAGTGTTTCACAAGAAGCCGGAAGACGTGAAAACTGGAGGAGCTTCTGGTGACGTTGCTTCATATAGCGGAACAAAAAATGTAGCTGATGTAGCTGGCGTTTCGCAAGAAGCGTCACACCGTACGGAACACGTTTTACCAGAAGCTGAATATTTGAAGGGGCTACCAGATGAGTTGGTTAGGTTGCTGACGGATCCAGACCATGAATTATGTGGTTGCCCGTTGTGTCCATACTCACCCGAAACAATCCAGTCCTGGTGTTACCATGACCCATGGGAGAGTGAGCGCAGCCCCTCTCCTCTGTACTTTCATGATGAGGATGTTGCCACACCATGATGAAAAGCTTCTTAGAGATGGAGGATAAGAAGGGGTAGTTAGGATGTGGTAAGTGGTTAAAGTTGTGATAACCTGTTGACCCTATGTTTGTAGACGACATACTAACGTCGTTTTCTtggtattttattattaatagtTTTTTTTGGGGGAATGGGTTGATGTCACGGCTCGGTAGTCGATCCAATGGGGTGGTATCTTTGCAACATTTTTCAATCGATAGACGCAAAAGACATGGCGACACAGATATCTGATACGTGTGAAATTCCTGCATGAGCAACTGGCGGAGTGGTCTACAGTGTTATATGTAACCTGTTAGGAACAGAAGGAGCAAAAAAAGGCCTTTAGATCTAACGTATGTTAGTGGAGGGGTAATGATGAACTTGCCTAAAATGTGTTACCTGATAGACGTTTGTGATGTTGTTCCTTTTGTCCAAATGAGTGACGTCTATCAAAAGAGTGGTATTGCTGGACTCGGTTTGGTTTGTGATGTAGCATAAAAACTTCCCTTTAATTATCTCCTTTTGAACTTGCGCGAAAACAGCGTTTGTGTAAATGGCGAACGCGTGCTGTTCAATCAGTAAATCAGTATTGCCCTTGAACACCGTGGATGAGGTTTTGTACTCCGATACACGTTGCCGATATCGTTGGCTGTCTACCCTATTTTCAAAGCACATCATAAATTGTACAAGGGTGTTTGCGCTTGTTGAGTTGACCTTGAAGGCAGCGTTAGAGTTTTCGCAGCGTGAAGtggtcttcatcaagcaacaCATGGGCAGTTCCCTGAAGTAGGCTGGTACCcaaagatgtttgatgttgtacATGTCGTTCAACCAAGTGTGGTCTTGTAGGCCAAATGTTTCTAGGAGGTCATTCCAGCGGGACTCAAACGTTTCTGGTTTGATATAAACATTCCAAACCAACCGGTGAATGCAGGACCGAACATCAGTGTTATCAAGAACGTCCGCAGAGATCTGGTAAATTTAAGAGTTACTAACACATGTTAGATTAAACAGTTTGAAAACACATATAAAGTCTGTGATGTTGAATAACACATGTTAAAGGCTAACAATTAAACCTAACCTTGGAGGGTTGTTTTTTCATTATTTGCCACATGCATAGACGGTGGCGTGATTCGGTAAAGACCATAGGAACAGCTTGAAGCATGGATGGGTCTTGATCACTCAGCACGAGAGTTGGTTGAGTACCGTGTGCCTTCAAGAAAGCCTTAAGCAACCACACATAAGATTTAATGGACTCGGTTGATATCAAACCCGCACCAAATGTAACACATTGGAAATGATGATCCACACCCGTGAATGGCACAAAAACCATCTTGTACCTATTAATAAAAAACGGATTTGAGGTTAACAAAATGTAACACTTTTTTGGTTAGGTTTGTATACTTGGAGATCAGGCCTAACACATGTTAAGGGGGAACTAACCTGTTAGTGCTGTAAGTCGCGTCAAAGGAGAGGACATCGCCAAAAGCTTTGTAGTTTAGCTTTGAAATCTCATCAACCCAGAATACAGAAGACAACTTTCCATTTGATACAGTGTAATCAAAATAGAAGTTGGGTAGGTTGTCAAAGCGCTCACGCAAGCGTTCGAGGAAAACTTGTGCGTCGCGTTCGCCAATAAAAATTCGCAACTGGTggctaaaatttttaaaatccaCCGGAGTCCCATTGACATTGTGATGCCCCCCTTTTAAAGCTACAAGACATCTATAAGCTCTCATTGGTCCGATATGGTTTAGACTCATATTGTGAATGAATTGTTTGGTGGAGAATGACAGCTTCCGTGATATCTTGCTAAGATCACGGTTGTAATTCTCAACAAGTTCATGATTATGAATATCATTGAAACTCGGAACTGTGTATGTATCATTAGAGATTGATACTAGAATGGTTGCCTTACAGTCACACCATGTGAAGTTGGTTCTCCGAGGCTTTACAGAAGATTCATCTAGTGTGTCAAAAGTCCTCTTGGGTTGTGGTTTCCCGTATTTTGAGCATCGAAGATACTTGTGTGTGGGAATTCCATTCCAGACTTTAATTTGCCCTTTTTTAACAGCAAAACCAGCTTCAAACGCATAAAGTTCATACATGGAAAGAACAGCCTCAAATGTTGGATAAGATTTCCCACACACTGGTATGAACTTATCAGCGACGGTAGGAATCCAGTAACGGGTTCCCTGAGGGGCATCAAAGACGAAGTATGGATGCGCTGGCCATGCATCAGAAAACGAAAAGGTTAGGAATCTGGTATATGGCAGGACAAAAGGTTAGAACTCTGGTATGTGAGAATAAAGTGTGCTCCCATGGAAAATAAACAACCGTCTAAAGGGCCGCGAGATGATTCAGCAAACACAGAAGGGCCATGAGATGATCCAGAACCAGCACCCGTCATGTTAGCGTAGCCAGAATCTTGGGATACTACATGTGAACATTATGCAATATGTTTGAACTATGCCATATTTGGGGAAGAAAAGTCAAAACAAGTGTATAGAAAAACAAATCATGTTCATTATCCATAACCTCGTCAGAATGAAATCCGCTGTTCATGAACTTGTTGGAGATCAGAATCCGGTGATCTAACAGGGACTTCAGATGATCGAGAACCATCAACATGCATGTAAGTATATACAAAAGCTTCGAATGGAACATGTGAACATTGCCATGCAGTATATTTGGATTATTCGATTAAAAAATggtaaaagacaaaaaaaaaacatatattcgAGAGAGTTAAGTTACATAAAGAGACAAACCTTGAGCATTTAATTCCTCATTAGTATGGAAGTCGTTGCTAAAGAACCTGTTGGGGAAACTATGGACCGGCGACATTAACTCGGAggttggtggatttgtctccatgGACATTAATGGAGAAATGATAATTTGGAGTAGAAGATGATTATGGTTCTTCTGTTGAAGAAGATATAAAATGAAAAATTGTAAAAGAAATATGGGGGTGGGTGAATTGTACAAATGAGTTGATGTGCATTAAATGATCATGTCAATTCAAATTGGGGAAATATCTTGGGTTGCATAAATTACTAATATAACCTTGGAAGCAAAAAGTAACAGGAAGTGACTATGGGCAACGTGGCTATATGTAGGCCACAAGTAGAGTTTGCTAAATTTTCTAAGAAAATGGGGTTTCTTGCTAAGCAttatcctctctctctctctctctctctctctctttctctctctctctctctctctctctctatatatatatatatatatatatatatatatatatatatatataggggaaggatgtatagaaaacccactttaatttagaaaacccgagaaactcaaagctcctgatgtttttttattttgaaaaaatttacacatgttatatacatgtttttaagggttttgggcaaaaaaaatcaaaaaagcgccgagtagatatttttttaaaaaaataaacaagtttaggtgtaacacatgttacattcatctgacatatttgtaacatgtgttacaccaaaacttgtttattttttttttaaaatatccactcggcgcttttttgattttttttgcccaaaacccttaaaaacatgtatataacatgtgtaaatttttttaagaaaaaaaaaacattgagagctttgagtttcccgagttttctaaattaaagtgggttttctatagatacttccattatatatatatatatatatatatatttatatatatatatatatatatatatatataagggatcGCCAAAATGAAAatcacctccagttgtaagaaccgcgggaaccactttctagccattacatcttaaaaatggatggatgagattaaaagtagttaaaagtaatattaaattttttttgtcttattatgtctttaatattttaatctaaaagggtatttaagtaattttgtttttttgtcttattaagtttattgttttttattacaaTTTTGTCCTATTACATTAATTATTTTGTTCTAAATTAGATttctttattaaacaaatattttgaaatcagatttttttataaaaaaattttaaGCGCATTTTTTTACCACCCGTTTTTTACGCGCgtttttttacgacccgttttttcacgccgtttttgcGACCGTAGTTTTTCAGTGCCGTTTTTTAGGCCCGGTTTTAGGCGCCGTTTTTTgccgcgccgttttttacgtcacGTTTTTTACAAGCCGTTTTTTGCGCCCtattttttacgtcccgttttaacgcgccgttttagcGTCTCGTTTTTAtgtcccgtttttacgcgccgtttatacggcccgttttacgcgccgtttttttacgcgccgtttttttacgcgccgtttttttacgcgccgtttttttcacgTCGTTTTTTGCGACCGGGGTTTTTACATGCGTTTTTTTATTCccggttttacgcgccgtttttacactttttacgttttaggtTTTACGTTAACCTTTTTAGACTTTTtacattttaagttttacgttaaattttttttacgttttacgttttacatctTACGTagaactttttactttttacgttttacgttaaaactttttacgttttacgttaaaactttttacgttacgttttacgttaaaaaagttaacggtttacgttaaaaagtttacggtttaattttttttttttacaaaaatattttaacgcaaaaacgaacgcacccagaaatcgcaaactcgggaggtgtctcagatatattgttatcatcatcgacgcctcaaaaaaatataaaaacccaacaaacaaaaatcaaaaaaacgAGTGGAATCTTAAAAAAACGATGTTTTGTCTCAGATTTTCCtataatcagaggctgcaaagtagggttgcaggttcaaaaacctaccctccaccatccttgccgcgccctcgtcatcaaaatatacgttttttttttgcatcatcatcgCCCAAAATCCAAAACGGATCAAAACCCACATATTCAAGCATTCAAAAGCACCTGATGAAcatcattcaaaacacattcaacATGTTCAAACAGATTCAACAGATTCAAAACATTAAAAAAGGCAGCAGATACAACCGATTTAAACATCCAAAACCAccatgaacatcattcaaacataTTCAACACAGATTCAAAACAGATTCAAAGATTCAACATATTAAGAAAGCACCAGATTCAAACCCAACAAAAACCCAGATTCAAACCCatcaacatattcaaacagattcaaacccAACAAAAAACACTTACCAACAAAACCATCAAGAAAGTCCAAACCACAAAGATTCAAAACCCAGATTCAACTGAATCAACAGAAACAAAAAGCACTAGATTCACCCCACCCCCTTCACCCCATCAcacaccgccaccaccgccgtcgacacaccaccaccatcgtcgggAGGAGACCGGGACCTCCGCCTCTCACGTCTGCGCTGCCGCCGGCCCACCACCCAGCCATCGAACTGCCACCACCCACCACAACATCAAATCAGAGTTCACTACCCCCAAAATCAGAGCTTGGTTTAACAGGTTTAGTCGCCGGCAGGGGTGGGTTCAGTCGTCGTCAACATCGTCTTCggttaaaacatgtttagtcGCCGGCAGATAGACAATGAAGATGGGTTTGGGGGTTGGaattcaagagagagagagatgatgaATGAGAGATGTCTGCAACATATAAAAGAAAGAGAGAGGAGACAGGAACATTAAATGAAAGACAGAGGAGAGAGATAGGATATGACTTTTGGGGGTAAATGACCAATATACCCTTTTTGTTGGCAATACCTGATTGGTGGAGactggttctcatggttcttacaactggaggtggttttcattttagcggctccctatatatatatatatatatatatatatatatatatatatatatatatatatatgattaggttcaaacgtgaacatttTCTCCGGcatgaactgatctgggcccttgattttgtAGATGATAGATCTTAGATCAATGGCACAATTGTAATTAAAggtataataaatttaatttaaattttaatctAAAGGGTAAAATAGGGAACTTTCATATTAAAGATATGGAACCTAATTCATTTGTAATCCCCTAAAATCTCTGTATCAGtttcaaaacactcaaaacaAGATTCCCTCACCCACCACCTCATCCGATCTCTCCCTATTATCTGCATATGGTCGGATTTTCGGCGACTGCCGGCTGTGTTTTCCAGCGAAAGACCCCCCACCCTCTCGTTTCTACTCCGACGCCACACAAGTCCGGTGACCGGGTTAACCAGTAGAGCCGCCACTCACGACGGCGCACGGCGACGACAGTCGGAGGGAGAGGAAGAGAGACGGTGGTTGTAGAGGTGGTTAAGACTGAGACGGAAGCGCCACCACTCACCATGTTTTCCGGCGACAGGGACGGAAGCGATAGAGGCGGTGGCGGTTGTGCTTTTTCGATGACCTTCATGTTCTCCAGCTGGTTCAGGCCGTTTTTCCGGCAACTGACGGCGAATACGGTTGTATATGTTGGAGGTTCAAAATCATGGTCTTCTTTTCTCTGTTTGATTTTGTTTCACTCATATTTGTAGTATTATActccttcttatttatttttaaattagttaCTGTTTTGATCTTCTGCAGGGAAGAAAAACTAGTGAAGCGTGCCAAAGCACTTAAAGTAAATGTTGGAACCAACCCTGATATAGACGTCGGCCCTGTGATCAATAAAATGGTGAGTACATTAATACTTTTTAACAATCAAATGATCCTATAACCTTTGCTGTTAATTTTTgttctaaatatttatttattagtcacatcaatctattttttttttatattgtgATGCATTGACAGGCAAAGGAAAAAGTAAATAGATTAATCCAAATAGGTATCGAGGCTAGTGCTCTGTTTTTAATTCGATTGACAGGCAAAGGAAAAAGTAAACACATATCTTTCTCTATTTGATTTTGCTATGTTTTTAAttcgatgtacacatgtgtattctaattttactctgtttttaatgtgatgtacacatgtgtatagcgtctgtttttgtgaCATCTCAGAATTTTTTGTGTATTGcatgtgtaaagttgttgatgtacacttgtgaattatgcaaagtattagttgttgagtttttttgttcatttttttttattttgctctttttttaacgcgatgtacatatgtgtattctgattttgctctgtttttaatgcgatatacacatgtgtattctgattttgctctaaTTTTAACccaatgtacacatgtgtatagcgtctgctTTTGTAATATCTCATAagtttttgtgtattgaatgtgtaaagttgttgatgtacacttgtgaattatgcaaagtattacTTACTGAGTTTTTTTGTGCTATTTTAGGAAACGTCGTTAACGAGAAAAGTGGAGATgaaaggtcgataaggatgattcacgtatgaggtcgataaagatgattcacgtatgtttgtttgcttggccgataaggatgattcagcatataacgtggcgaatagttgtaaaagattatgttttttgttttttcgattatgttgggtttattgtttttacgaaactgaaacttgtaattatatgttttttgtttggtttgaaaaaattatggaacttgtaatttgttaaatataaaatagttttacgGGTATTGTTTcaatgtatgtattatgtagctaattacatatatgtggataatgaatttaaattaggaaagatgtaacttaattcaattattaaaataatgatttaaatctaattttttacacaattacaatcatacccttaacaacttaaaaggaaatcaagggtccagatttgttcacacagttcactcttgggaggttgttcacgctggaaccctaccctatatatatataggggagcgctaaaatgaaaaccatctccagttgtaagaaccgcaaGAACCAGTTCCTAACCATTAGATCTTCAAgatcaatggatgagattaaaagtagttaatattaatattaaatagtttttctcttattatgtctttaatattttaattcaaaagggtaatttagtaaaattacttttttttcttttagtctttattattttttattacttttttgttttattatattactttttatgttttaaacagatttttttttattaaaaatcatttttaaattcagattttttaacGAAACAAATTattttgcgcgccggtttttgcacgccgtttttacgcccggcttttttacgcgtcgtttttaaCGTGTcgttttttcacgccgttttttACACTCAGCTTTTTCAAGCGGCGTTTTT
Coding sequences:
- the LOC110931247 gene encoding protein FAR1-RELATED SEQUENCE 5-like, coding for MTGAGSGSSHGPSVFAESSRGPLDAHPYFVFDAPQGTRYWIPTVADKFIPVCGKSYPTFEAVLSMYELYAFEAGFAVKKGQIKVWNGIPTHKYLRCSKYGKPQPKRTFDTLDESSVKPRRTNFTWCDCKATILVSISNDTYTVPSFNDIHNHELVENYNRDLSKISRKLSFSTKQFIHNMSLNHIGPMRAYRCLVALKGGHHNVNGTPVDFKNFSHQLRIFIGERDAQVFLERLRERFDNLPNFYFDYTVSNGKLSSVFWVDEISKLNYKAFGDVLSFDATYSTNRYKMVFVPFTGVDHHFQCVTFGAGLISTESIKSYVWLLKAFLKAHGTQPTLVLSDQDPSMLQAVPMVFTESRHRLCMWQIMKKQPSKISADVLDNTDVRSCIHRLVWNVYIKPETFESRWNDLLETFGLQDHTWLNDMYNIKHLWVPAYFRELPMCCLMKTTSRCENSNAAFKVNSTSANTLVQFMMCFENRVDSQRYRQRVSEYKTSSTVFKGNTDLLIEQHAFAIYTNAVFAQVQKEIIKGKFLCYITNQTESSNTTLLIDVTHLDKRNNITNVYQTTPPVAHAGISHVSDICVAMSFASID